The Xiphias gladius isolate SHS-SW01 ecotype Sanya breed wild chromosome 9, ASM1685928v1, whole genome shotgun sequence genome window below encodes:
- the LOC120794084 gene encoding LIM and SH3 domain protein 1-like translates to MNPPCGRCKKPVYPTEKINCLDKYWHKGCFSCEVCKMALSMTNYKGFEKKPYCSMHYPKTSFTIVTDTPENLRLKQQSMLNSQALYKEDFEKNKGKGFSVVVDTPEMQRVKKTQDQISNIKYHEEFEKSKIRSDAPPPENRQDYEEQPPNPERFSQPAGQMRPAAVAPPCGGKRYQAMYSYTAAEADEVSLLEGDVILDVEPIDEGWVFGCNQRTGQRGMLPANYVRPV, encoded by the exons ATGAATCCGCCCTGTGGAAGATGCAAGAAACCAGTTTACcccacagaaaaaataaattgcctTGATAAG TATTGGCACAAAGGTTGTTTCAGCTGCGAGGTATGCAAGATGGCCCTGAGCATGACCAACTACAAAGGATTTGAGAAGAAACCTTACTGCAGTAT GCATTACCCCAAAACCTCCTTCACTATAGTGACCGACACCCCCGAGAATCTGCGTCTCAAGCAACAGAGCATGCTCAATAGCCAG GCCCTTTACAAGGAGGACTTTGAAAAGAACAAGGGGAAAGGTTTCAGCGTGGTGGTCGACACTCCGGAGATGCAGAGAGTGAAGAAGACGCAAGACCAGATCAGCAAC ataAAGTACCACGAGGAATTTGAGAAGAGCAAAATCCGAAGCGACGCACCCCCCCCTGAAAACAGACAAG actaTGAAGAGCAACCACCCAACCCTGAGAGATTCAGCCAGCCAGCCGGACAAATGCGCCCTGCTGCTGTAGCACCACCTTGTGGGGGG AAGCGCTACCAGGCCATGTACAGCTACACGGCGGCAGAAGCAGATGAGGTTTCTCTCCTGGAAGGGGATGTGATCTTGGACGTGGAGCCGATAGACGAGGGATGGGTGTTCGGATGCAACCAGCGCACGGGGCAGCGGGGCATGCTCCCCGCCAACTACGTCCGACCTGTGTGA